One window of Brassica napus cultivar Da-Ae unplaced genomic scaffold, Da-Ae ScsIHWf_299;HRSCAF=487, whole genome shotgun sequence genomic DNA carries:
- the LOC125602813 gene encoding uncharacterized protein LOC125602813 isoform X3, with protein sequence MSTHLGFYTQQIICILLICSHLYGLFMASFLLFYQIGLTVVSLPYIPGWFEVIRETYAITRKFRNVGELAMVINIRFFETQFGLIAINSELLLAYDGSIDIGISRVMSWFIRIWATVLIIQSSEDTRLAVGALVCVLVVSPLLRMITRLIFPDRGTLMAKLLIMRDAIRDAVGPFVCKGGICKKLWKIGTKEDEDEDEKRLETSVTVGESHTLVSHFPTPPRIKFSSGKGPGPDARVVYIAGAFDLFHAGHVEILRRARELGDFLLVGIHNDQTVSAKRGGHPPIMSMQERSLSVGACRYVDEVIFGAPWEVSKNTITIFGISLVVHGTVAESDNFQR encoded by the exons ATGTCTACTCACCTGGGCTTCTACACTCAGCAGATCATTTGCATTCTACTTATATGTTCCCATTTATATGGTCTGTTCATGGCTAGCTTTCTTCTTTTCTATCAg ATTGGTCTTACTGTTGTCAGTCTTCCCTACATACCCGGTTGGTTTGAAGTTATCCGAGAAACATATGCAATTACACGCAAATTTAGGAATGTT GGCGAGCTGGCTATGGTGATTAATATACGATTCTTTGAAACACAGTTTGGATTGATTGCTATCAATTCAGAGCTCCTCTTGGCTTACGATGGGTCTATTGACATAGGCATATCTCGTGTCATGTCTTGGTTCATTCGGATTTGGGCTACGGTTTTGATTATTCAG AGCTCAGAAGATACTCGCCTTGCTGTAGGAGCGTTGGTATGTGTACTTGTTGTCTCACCTTTACTGAGGATGATCACCAGATTAATTTTCCCAGATCGCGG GACTCTGATGGCCAAACTACTAATCATGAGGGATGCAATTAGAGATGCTGTAGGACCATTTGTCTG TAAAGGAGGGATTTGTAAGAAGCTATGGAAAATCGGTacgaaagaagatgaagatgaagatgagaaGAGACTAGAAACATCTGTTACTGTTGGTGAAAGTCATACTCTTGTCTCGCATTTTCCTACTCCCCCTAGGATCAAATTCTCCAGTGGCAAG GGGCCAGGACCTGATGCACGTGTAGTCTACATAGCTGGTGCGTTTGATCTTTTCCATGCTGGCCATGTTGAG ATTCTCAGGCGTGCTAGAGAGCTTGGCGACTTTCTTCTTGTTGGAATACATAATGACCAGACCGTGAG TGCTAAAAGAGGAGGGCACCCCCCAATCATGAGTATGCAGGAAAGGAGCTTAAGTGTTGGGGCATGCCGCTATGTAGATGAGGTGATATTTGGTGCTCCATGGGAAGTGTCAAAAAATACG ATCACGATCTTTGGCATATCATTGGTGGTTCATGGGACAGTAGCCGAGAGCGACAATTTTCAAAGGTAA
- the LOC125602813 gene encoding uncharacterized protein LOC125602813 isoform X1 — MSTHLGFYTQQIICILLICSHLYGLFMASFLLFYQVVKRLPKKLSSSAVFLYSTLIGLTVVSLPYIPGWFEVIRETYAITRKFRNVGELAMVINIRFFETQFGLIAINSELLLAYDGSIDIGISRVMSWFIRIWATVLIIQSSEDTRLAVGALVCVLVVSPLLRMITRLIFPDRGTLMAKLLIMRDAIRDAVGPFVCKGGICKKLWKIGTKEDEDEDEKRLETSVTVGESHTLVSHFPTPPRIKFSSGKGPGPDARVVYIAGAFDLFHAGHVEILRRARELGDFLLVGIHNDQTVSAKRGGHPPIMSMQERSLSVGACRYVDEVIFGAPWEVSKNTITIFGISLVVHGTVAESDNFQR, encoded by the exons ATGTCTACTCACCTGGGCTTCTACACTCAGCAGATCATTTGCATTCTACTTATATGTTCCCATTTATATGGTCTGTTCATGGCTAGCTTTCTTCTTTTCTATCAg GTAGTGAAGCGACTACCAAAGAAATTGAGCTCTTCTGCAGTGTTCCTGTACTCAACCCTG ATTGGTCTTACTGTTGTCAGTCTTCCCTACATACCCGGTTGGTTTGAAGTTATCCGAGAAACATATGCAATTACACGCAAATTTAGGAATGTT GGCGAGCTGGCTATGGTGATTAATATACGATTCTTTGAAACACAGTTTGGATTGATTGCTATCAATTCAGAGCTCCTCTTGGCTTACGATGGGTCTATTGACATAGGCATATCTCGTGTCATGTCTTGGTTCATTCGGATTTGGGCTACGGTTTTGATTATTCAG AGCTCAGAAGATACTCGCCTTGCTGTAGGAGCGTTGGTATGTGTACTTGTTGTCTCACCTTTACTGAGGATGATCACCAGATTAATTTTCCCAGATCGCGG GACTCTGATGGCCAAACTACTAATCATGAGGGATGCAATTAGAGATGCTGTAGGACCATTTGTCTG TAAAGGAGGGATTTGTAAGAAGCTATGGAAAATCGGTacgaaagaagatgaagatgaagatgagaaGAGACTAGAAACATCTGTTACTGTTGGTGAAAGTCATACTCTTGTCTCGCATTTTCCTACTCCCCCTAGGATCAAATTCTCCAGTGGCAAG GGGCCAGGACCTGATGCACGTGTAGTCTACATAGCTGGTGCGTTTGATCTTTTCCATGCTGGCCATGTTGAG ATTCTCAGGCGTGCTAGAGAGCTTGGCGACTTTCTTCTTGTTGGAATACATAATGACCAGACCGTGAG TGCTAAAAGAGGAGGGCACCCCCCAATCATGAGTATGCAGGAAAGGAGCTTAAGTGTTGGGGCATGCCGCTATGTAGATGAGGTGATATTTGGTGCTCCATGGGAAGTGTCAAAAAATACG ATCACGATCTTTGGCATATCATTGGTGGTTCATGGGACAGTAGCCGAGAGCGACAATTTTCAAAGGTAA
- the LOC125602813 gene encoding uncharacterized protein LOC125602813 isoform X4, whose translation MIGLTVVSLPYIPGWFEVIRETYAITRKFRNVGELAMVINIRFFETQFGLIAINSELLLAYDGSIDIGISRVMSWFIRIWATVLIIQSSEDTRLAVGALVCVLVVSPLLRMITRLIFPDRGTLMAKLLIMRDAIRDAVGPFVCKGGICKKLWKIGTKEDEDEDEKRLETSVTVGESHTLVSHFPTPPRIKFSSGKGPGPDARVVYIAGAFDLFHAGHVEILRRARELGDFLLVGIHNDQTVSAKRGGHPPIMSMQERSLSVGACRYVDEVIFGAPWEVSKNTITIFGISLVVHGTVAESDNFQR comes from the exons ATG ATTGGTCTTACTGTTGTCAGTCTTCCCTACATACCCGGTTGGTTTGAAGTTATCCGAGAAACATATGCAATTACACGCAAATTTAGGAATGTT GGCGAGCTGGCTATGGTGATTAATATACGATTCTTTGAAACACAGTTTGGATTGATTGCTATCAATTCAGAGCTCCTCTTGGCTTACGATGGGTCTATTGACATAGGCATATCTCGTGTCATGTCTTGGTTCATTCGGATTTGGGCTACGGTTTTGATTATTCAG AGCTCAGAAGATACTCGCCTTGCTGTAGGAGCGTTGGTATGTGTACTTGTTGTCTCACCTTTACTGAGGATGATCACCAGATTAATTTTCCCAGATCGCGG GACTCTGATGGCCAAACTACTAATCATGAGGGATGCAATTAGAGATGCTGTAGGACCATTTGTCTG TAAAGGAGGGATTTGTAAGAAGCTATGGAAAATCGGTacgaaagaagatgaagatgaagatgagaaGAGACTAGAAACATCTGTTACTGTTGGTGAAAGTCATACTCTTGTCTCGCATTTTCCTACTCCCCCTAGGATCAAATTCTCCAGTGGCAAG GGGCCAGGACCTGATGCACGTGTAGTCTACATAGCTGGTGCGTTTGATCTTTTCCATGCTGGCCATGTTGAG ATTCTCAGGCGTGCTAGAGAGCTTGGCGACTTTCTTCTTGTTGGAATACATAATGACCAGACCGTGAG TGCTAAAAGAGGAGGGCACCCCCCAATCATGAGTATGCAGGAAAGGAGCTTAAGTGTTGGGGCATGCCGCTATGTAGATGAGGTGATATTTGGTGCTCCATGGGAAGTGTCAAAAAATACG ATCACGATCTTTGGCATATCATTGGTGGTTCATGGGACAGTAGCCGAGAGCGACAATTTTCAAAGGTAA
- the LOC125602813 gene encoding uncharacterized protein LOC125602813 isoform X2, with translation MSTHLGFYTQQIICILLICSHLYGLFMASFLLFYQVVKRLPKKLSSSAVFLYSTLIGLTVVSLPYIPGWFEVIRETYAITRKFRNVGELAMVINIRFFETQFGLIAINSELLLAYDGSIDIGISRVMSWFIRIWATVLIIQSSEDTRLAVGALVCVLVVSPLLRMITRLIFPDRGTLMAKLLIMRDAIRDAVGPFVCKGGICKKLWKIGTKEDEDEDEKRLETSVTVGESHTLVSHFPTPPRIKFSSGKGPGPDARVVYIAGAFDLFHAGHVEILRRARELGDFLLVGIAKRGGHPPIMSMQERSLSVGACRYVDEVIFGAPWEVSKNTITIFGISLVVHGTVAESDNFQR, from the exons ATGTCTACTCACCTGGGCTTCTACACTCAGCAGATCATTTGCATTCTACTTATATGTTCCCATTTATATGGTCTGTTCATGGCTAGCTTTCTTCTTTTCTATCAg GTAGTGAAGCGACTACCAAAGAAATTGAGCTCTTCTGCAGTGTTCCTGTACTCAACCCTG ATTGGTCTTACTGTTGTCAGTCTTCCCTACATACCCGGTTGGTTTGAAGTTATCCGAGAAACATATGCAATTACACGCAAATTTAGGAATGTT GGCGAGCTGGCTATGGTGATTAATATACGATTCTTTGAAACACAGTTTGGATTGATTGCTATCAATTCAGAGCTCCTCTTGGCTTACGATGGGTCTATTGACATAGGCATATCTCGTGTCATGTCTTGGTTCATTCGGATTTGGGCTACGGTTTTGATTATTCAG AGCTCAGAAGATACTCGCCTTGCTGTAGGAGCGTTGGTATGTGTACTTGTTGTCTCACCTTTACTGAGGATGATCACCAGATTAATTTTCCCAGATCGCGG GACTCTGATGGCCAAACTACTAATCATGAGGGATGCAATTAGAGATGCTGTAGGACCATTTGTCTG TAAAGGAGGGATTTGTAAGAAGCTATGGAAAATCGGTacgaaagaagatgaagatgaagatgagaaGAGACTAGAAACATCTGTTACTGTTGGTGAAAGTCATACTCTTGTCTCGCATTTTCCTACTCCCCCTAGGATCAAATTCTCCAGTGGCAAG GGGCCAGGACCTGATGCACGTGTAGTCTACATAGCTGGTGCGTTTGATCTTTTCCATGCTGGCCATGTTGAG ATTCTCAGGCGTGCTAGAGAGCTTGGCGACTTTCTTCTTGTTGGAAT TGCTAAAAGAGGAGGGCACCCCCCAATCATGAGTATGCAGGAAAGGAGCTTAAGTGTTGGGGCATGCCGCTATGTAGATGAGGTGATATTTGGTGCTCCATGGGAAGTGTCAAAAAATACG ATCACGATCTTTGGCATATCATTGGTGGTTCATGGGACAGTAGCCGAGAGCGACAATTTTCAAAGGTAA
- the LOC106454646 gene encoding LOW QUALITY PROTEIN: CBL-interacting serine/threonine-protein kinase 22 (The sequence of the model RefSeq protein was modified relative to this genomic sequence to represent the inferred CDS: inserted 5 bases in 3 codons; deleted 1 base in 1 codon) — translation MLRLGNASLASASHSEDGLVCFQQNYLKNGLADEACSFNNNAALTSINPSQGTCRYHSSKRVISNGRVVDDNFNGCRTSRYEPWLTGFQQLYLVGLFTNSEPRRGQLAKTSDSIILNVDGDDNKSAIFGKHDLGKLLGSGAFAKVYQAEDLHNDRESVAIKVVQKKRLKDGLTAQVKREISVMCGLRHPHIVLLSEVLDTKTKKIFVMELAKGGELFPRVSSNRFTEGLSRKYFRQLISAVRYCHARGVYHSDLKPENLLLDENRDLKVSDFGLSAMEEQIKSDGMLHTLCGTPAYVAPELLTKKGYDXDIWSCGVALFLLNAGYSPFRDSNISGLYRRIRTAQYTMPEWTSPELMNLXEKRITVEEILKDPXSHKVDPSERDPSNLGSKVIRLSQAH, via the exons ATGCTACGTCTTGGTAACGCTTCTCTAGCTTCAGCTTCCCACTCCG AAGATGGCCTCGTATGTTTTCAACAAAACTACTTGAAGAATGGACTCGCTGACGAGGCTTGTAGTTTCAACAACAACGCTGCTCTCACTTCCATCAATCCCA GTCAAGGAACTTGTAGATACCATTCAAG TAAGAGAGTGATCAGCAATGGTCGAGTTGTGGATGACAACTTCAATGGGTGCAGAACAAGCAG ATATGAGCCGTGGCTGACGGGTTTCCAGCAGCTGTATCTTGTTGGTCTTTTCACAAACTCAGAACCAAGAAGAGGTCAATTG GCGAAGACTTCTGATTCTATCATCCTCAACGTCGACGGAGACGATAACAAATCAGCTATATTCGGCAAACACGACCTCGGAAAGCTTCTAGGCAGTGGCGCGTTCGCCAAAGTCTACCAAGCGGAGGATCTTCACAACGACCGCGAAAGCGTCGCGatcaaagtcgtccagaagaagCGTCTAAAAGACGGACTCACGGCGCAAGTCAAGAGAGAGATCTCCGTCATGTGCGGCCTCCGCCACCCTCACATCGTCCTCCTCTCCGAAGTCCTCGACACCAAGACGAAGAAGATCTTCGTCATGGAGCTCGCCAAGGGCGGCGAGCTGTTCCCCCGAGTCTCGAGCAACCGTTTCACTGAAGGTCTCAGCCGGAAATATTTCCGGCAATTGATCTCCGCCGTAAGGTACTGCCACGCGAGG GGAGTTTACCACAGTGATCTCAAACCGGAGAATCTCCTCCTCGACGAGAATCGAGATCTGAAGGTTTCCGATTTTGGTCTCAGCGCGATGGAGGAGCAGATCAAATCCGACGGGATGCTACATACTCTATGTGGGACCCCTGCTTACGTGGCACCCGAGCTTTTAACGAAGAAAGGATACGA GGATATATGGTCATGCGGCGTCGCTTTGTTTCTTCTCAACGCAGGCTACTCACCGTTTCGAGATTCAAACATCTCGGGACTCTACCGGAGAATCCGAACGGCTCAATACACCATGCCGGAGTGGACTTCTCCGGAGCTAATGAATC CGGAGAAACGGATCACCGTGGAGGAGATTCTGAAGGATCC CTCTCACAAAGTGGATCCGAGCGAGagagatccttcaaatcttggTTCCAAGGTGATCCGTTTGTCCCAAGCGCATTAG